In Gloeocapsopsis sp. IPPAS B-1203, a genomic segment contains:
- a CDS encoding 2-oxoglutarate and iron-dependent oxygenase domain-containing protein — translation MQIPIIDFQPFTEGDSATRQAVAQQIYQACHEIGFMYLKNPGISPQQIEALFNQSKFFFNLPLEVKQQLAWSDKVSNRGYVGVERERLDPDKPGDLKEAFNVGKEVKSYDVAPGMIVNKWLPDQEDFQSDVLAFWDTCCQVTEQVLQAFAIALQVPEDFFATKHDQQNHTLRLLHYPPIAKLPKLGQVRAGAHSDYGSITLLFQDQIGGLEVQTKDSEWILAPAIPDTVVVNTGDLMQRWTNHVFCSTKHRVMIPTDERIERSRYSVAFFCHPNHDAEIACLPCCSLENPAIYPPISAGDHLLSRLQATY, via the coding sequence ATGCAGATTCCAATTATTGATTTTCAGCCATTCACTGAAGGCGATTCAGCAACACGACAAGCTGTAGCACAACAGATTTATCAAGCTTGTCATGAAATCGGATTTATGTATCTCAAAAATCCAGGAATATCTCCGCAGCAGATTGAAGCTTTATTCAATCAGTCAAAGTTTTTTTTCAATCTCCCTTTAGAAGTCAAGCAGCAGTTAGCTTGGAGTGATAAAGTCAGTAATCGCGGTTATGTCGGAGTTGAAAGAGAACGCCTCGATCCTGATAAACCTGGAGATCTCAAAGAGGCATTCAATGTCGGTAAAGAAGTCAAAAGTTATGATGTTGCTCCTGGCATGATAGTTAATAAATGGCTTCCTGATCAAGAAGATTTTCAAAGTGATGTTTTAGCTTTTTGGGATACTTGTTGCCAAGTTACAGAGCAAGTTTTACAAGCATTTGCGATCGCCCTACAAGTACCAGAAGACTTTTTTGCCACAAAGCACGATCAACAAAATCATACATTACGACTTTTGCATTATCCACCAATAGCAAAACTACCAAAATTAGGGCAAGTCCGTGCGGGGGCACATTCTGACTATGGCAGTATTACACTTTTATTTCAAGATCAAATTGGAGGATTAGAAGTCCAAACCAAAGACAGCGAGTGGATTTTAGCACCAGCAATTCCTGATACAGTTGTCGTCAACACAGGAGATTTGATGCAGCGGTGGACAAATCATGTTTTCTGTTCTACCAAACATCGAGTTATGATTCCAACAGATGAACGGATAGAGCGATCGCGCTATTCTGTTGCCTTCTTCTGTCATCCAAACCATGATGCAGAGATTGCTTGTCTTCCTTGTTGTAGTTTAGAAAATCCAGCAATTTATCCACCAATTTCTGCTGGAGATCATTTACTTAGCCGCCTGCAAGCAACTTATTAG
- a CDS encoding lycopene cyclase domain-containing protein: MSYFVFHLLFVLPPILFLAWRQPQPLAGVGGRRAWLGLPLIAIVAFVYTTPWDNYLVWRKVWGYGSDRVLGTIGYVPIEEYLFFILQCILTGLWLYWLLARYKEPIQENTSPFLRVLLLVIGVSLSLAGFLMLRSPSTVYLGLILAWAAPVLTLQWVIGAATLFAMQRIWLIATVVPTLYLWVIDRIAIGDGIWQISEMYTTGLQLFGLPIEEATFFLVTNMLVVQGLLLLLLLKLPKLAAIASIDSHQAHT; encoded by the coding sequence ATGAGCTATTTTGTCTTTCATTTATTGTTTGTGCTTCCCCCGATTTTGTTTCTCGCATGGAGACAGCCACAACCACTTGCAGGTGTTGGCGGGCGTAGGGCGTGGTTGGGATTACCTTTAATTGCTATTGTTGCCTTTGTTTATACAACACCTTGGGACAATTATTTAGTTTGGCGGAAAGTATGGGGATATGGTAGCGATCGCGTTTTAGGCACAATTGGCTATGTACCAATTGAAGAGTATTTGTTTTTCATTTTGCAATGCATTCTGACAGGATTATGGCTTTACTGGCTGCTAGCACGTTACAAAGAGCCAATTCAAGAAAATACTTCTCCATTTTTGCGAGTGCTATTACTCGTAATTGGAGTATCGTTAAGTCTTGCTGGATTTTTGATGCTACGATCGCCCTCGACGGTATATTTAGGACTTATTCTCGCTTGGGCTGCGCCTGTATTAACGCTACAATGGGTAATAGGTGCAGCAACATTGTTTGCAATGCAACGCATCTGGTTAATTGCTACTGTTGTTCCAACATTGTATTTATGGGTAATTGACCGAATTGCAATTGGTGACGGAATTTGGCAAATTTCTGAGATGTATACGACGGGGTTACAGTTGTTCGGATTGCCAATTGAAGAGGCGACTTTCTTTCTTGTCACTAATATGCTGGTAGTGCAGGGGTTACTATTATTGCTGTTGTTAAAACTGCCAAAACTTGCGGCGATCGCGTCTATTGATTCTCATCAAGCACACACCTAA